A genomic stretch from Lagenorhynchus albirostris chromosome 12, mLagAlb1.1, whole genome shotgun sequence includes:
- the TRAPPC3L gene encoding trafficking protein particle complex subunit 3-like protein — translation MYLGTTPSVTCNNSSRNEFSLILEKNPLVELVEELPAGRSSLCYCSFLCGIIRGALEMVHLAADVTFLQNRLKGDSVTEIGMTFLKKLDEEKYRQKKRRIACKMPQAGWLSS, via the exons ATGTACTTGGGAACTACACCAAGTGTGACCTGTAACAATTCAAGCAGAAATGAATTTTCGCTGATTCTAGAAAAGAATCCTCTGGTGGAGCTTGTGGAAGAGCTCCCTGCTGGGCGATCTTCTCTGTGCTACTGCAGTTTCCTCTGTGGGATTATCAGAGGGGCCCTGGAAATG GTTCATTTAGCTGCTGATGTTACATTCTTGCAAAACAGACTAAAAGGCGACAGTGTGACAGAAATAGGAATGACATTTCTGAAAAAGCTGGATGAGGAAAAATACAGACAGAAAAAACGAAGAATAGCATGCAAAATGCCACAGGCTGGCTGGCTGAGCAGTTAA